A stretch of Chaetodon auriga isolate fChaAug3 chromosome 21, fChaAug3.hap1, whole genome shotgun sequence DNA encodes these proteins:
- the acot9.1 gene encoding acyl-coenzyme A thioesterase 9, mitochondrial isoform X3, with product MLSPRFSLLRSAASLTTRSFCAGGVSKQGRAPDMIEGNPLLHVSNVRNRLREIVGASTNWSDHQQAMAERLSLASMLAKSQNDLPAKRMKDSCLEVHLPLGSEPQLREKYLTFHNTVRFGRILEDLDSLAVLISYSHTYNEALKRSPLSIVTALVDKIDMRQHIIYPDCDIKFTGHVTWVGKTSIEAKMHMSQYHDGDYAPVLDATFVMVARDPENKRAAFVNPLKAEGPEEEKLFQQGEANKLRRVELSTASLLKVAPTDEERKIVHSLFLNTLDTKTVSFRSRLLPPNSVWMEDAKLKGLEICHPQERNIFNRIFGGFLMRKAYELGWANACSFGGCRPNLVAVDDILFQKPVEIGSLLLLSSQVCYTQGKHIQVRVHSEVFDPLTRQHNTTNVFHFTFVSDRDVPNIIPQTYGESMLYLDGKRHFNQTVEH from the exons ATGCTCTCACCGAG GTTCTCGCTGCTGCGGTCGGCTGCGTCCCTGACGACCAGGTCCTTCTGCGCGGGGGGCGTGTCGAAGCAGGGCAGGGCGCCGGACATGATCGAAG GAAATCCGCTTTTACACGTGTCAAATG tgcgGAACAGGCTCAGAGAAATCGTGGGAGCTTCTACAAACTGGAG CGACCACCAGCAGGCCATGGCGGAGCGCCTGTCGCTGGCGTCCATGTTGGCAAAGTCTCAAAACGACCTTCCAGCCAAGAGGATGAAGGACAGCTGCCTGGAGGTCCACCTGCCTCTGGGCTCCGAGCCACAGCTGAGAGAGAAGTACCTGACCTTCCACAACACTGtcag GTTCGGGAGAATCCTGGAGGACTTGGACAGTTTAGCAG TCCTCATCTCTTACTCTCACACCTATAATGAGGCTCTGAAGAGGTCTCCGCTGTCCATCGTCACCGCCCTGGTGGACAAGATCG ACATGAGGCAGCACATCATCTACCCTGACTGCGACATCAAGTTCACCGGTCATGTGACGTGGGTGGGGAAGACCTCTATTGAAGCCAAGATGCACATGTCTCAG TACCATGATGGAGATTATGCCCCAGTGCTGGACGCCACGTTCGTCATGGTGGCCCGCGACCCAGAAAACAAGAG agCAGCTTTTGTAAACCCGCTTAAGGCAGAAGgtccagaggaggagaaactctTCCAGCAAGGAGAAG CTAACAAATTGCGGCGCGTGGAGCTCAGCACTGCATCTCTGCTGAAGGTGGCTCCCACAGACGAGGAGAGGAAGATCGTACACAGCCTGTTCCTCAACACCCTGGACACAAA GACGGTCAGTTTCCGCAGCAGACTTCTGCCTCCAAACTCGGTGTGGATGGAGGACGCGAAGCTGAAAGGACTGGAGATCTGCCACCcgcag GAGAGGAACATCTTCAACAGGATATTCGGAGGTTTTCTGATGAGGAAAGCCTACGAGTTGGGCTGGGCCAACGCCTGCTCCTTCGG AGGGTGTCGGCCGAACCTGGTGGCTGTTGACGACATCCTCTTCCAGAAGCCCGTGGAGATCggctcgctgctgctgctctcgtCACAG gtgtgttaCACGCAGGGGAAGCACATCCAGGTCAGAGTTCACAGCGAGGTGTTCGACCCGCTGACCCGCCAGCACAACACCACCAACGTCTTCCACTTCACCTTCGTTTCTGACCGCGACGTCCCCAACATCATTCCACAAACATATGGAG AGTCGATGTTGTACCTGGACGGGAAGAGACACTTTAATCAGACTGTGGAGCACTGA
- the acot9.1 gene encoding acyl-coenzyme A thioesterase 9, mitochondrial isoform X1, translating into MLSPRFSLLRSAASLTTRSFCAGGVSKQGRAPDMIEVRNRLREIVGASTNWSDHQQAMAERLSLASMLAKSQNDLPAKRMKDSCLEVHLPLGSEPQLREKYLTFHNTVRFGRILEDLDSLAVLISYSHTYNEALKRSPLSIVTALVDKIDMRQHIIYPDCDIKFTGHVTWVGKTSIEAKMHMSQYHDGDYAPVLDATFVMVARDPENKRAAFVNPLKAEGPEEEKLFQQGEANKLRRVELSTASLLKVAPTDEERKIVHSLFLNTLDTKTVSFRSRLLPPNSVWMEDAKLKGLEICHPQERNIFNRIFGGFLMRKAYELGWANACSFGGCRPNLVAVDDILFQKPVEIGSLLLLSSQVCYTQGKHIQVRVHSEVFDPLTRQHNTTNVFHFTFVSDRDVPNIIPQTYGESMLYLDGKRHFNQTVEH; encoded by the exons ATGCTCTCACCGAG GTTCTCGCTGCTGCGGTCGGCTGCGTCCCTGACGACCAGGTCCTTCTGCGCGGGGGGCGTGTCGAAGCAGGGCAGGGCGCCGGACATGATCGAAG tgcgGAACAGGCTCAGAGAAATCGTGGGAGCTTCTACAAACTGGAG CGACCACCAGCAGGCCATGGCGGAGCGCCTGTCGCTGGCGTCCATGTTGGCAAAGTCTCAAAACGACCTTCCAGCCAAGAGGATGAAGGACAGCTGCCTGGAGGTCCACCTGCCTCTGGGCTCCGAGCCACAGCTGAGAGAGAAGTACCTGACCTTCCACAACACTGtcag GTTCGGGAGAATCCTGGAGGACTTGGACAGTTTAGCAG TCCTCATCTCTTACTCTCACACCTATAATGAGGCTCTGAAGAGGTCTCCGCTGTCCATCGTCACCGCCCTGGTGGACAAGATCG ACATGAGGCAGCACATCATCTACCCTGACTGCGACATCAAGTTCACCGGTCATGTGACGTGGGTGGGGAAGACCTCTATTGAAGCCAAGATGCACATGTCTCAG TACCATGATGGAGATTATGCCCCAGTGCTGGACGCCACGTTCGTCATGGTGGCCCGCGACCCAGAAAACAAGAG agCAGCTTTTGTAAACCCGCTTAAGGCAGAAGgtccagaggaggagaaactctTCCAGCAAGGAGAAG CTAACAAATTGCGGCGCGTGGAGCTCAGCACTGCATCTCTGCTGAAGGTGGCTCCCACAGACGAGGAGAGGAAGATCGTACACAGCCTGTTCCTCAACACCCTGGACACAAA GACGGTCAGTTTCCGCAGCAGACTTCTGCCTCCAAACTCGGTGTGGATGGAGGACGCGAAGCTGAAAGGACTGGAGATCTGCCACCcgcag GAGAGGAACATCTTCAACAGGATATTCGGAGGTTTTCTGATGAGGAAAGCCTACGAGTTGGGCTGGGCCAACGCCTGCTCCTTCGG AGGGTGTCGGCCGAACCTGGTGGCTGTTGACGACATCCTCTTCCAGAAGCCCGTGGAGATCggctcgctgctgctgctctcgtCACAG gtgtgttaCACGCAGGGGAAGCACATCCAGGTCAGAGTTCACAGCGAGGTGTTCGACCCGCTGACCCGCCAGCACAACACCACCAACGTCTTCCACTTCACCTTCGTTTCTGACCGCGACGTCCCCAACATCATTCCACAAACATATGGAG AGTCGATGTTGTACCTGGACGGGAAGAGACACTTTAATCAGACTGTGGAGCACTGA
- the acot9.1 gene encoding acyl-coenzyme A thioesterase 9, mitochondrial isoform X2, translating to MAERLSLASMLAKSQNDLPAKRMKDSCLEVHLPLGSEPQLREKYLTFHNTVRFGRILEDLDSLAVLISYSHTYNEALKRSPLSIVTALVDKIDMRQHIIYPDCDIKFTGHVTWVGKTSIEAKMHMSQYHDGDYAPVLDATFVMVARDPENKRAAFVNPLKAEGPEEEKLFQQGEANKLRRVELSTASLLKVAPTDEERKIVHSLFLNTLDTKTVSFRSRLLPPNSVWMEDAKLKGLEICHPQERNIFNRIFGGFLMRKAYELGWANACSFGGCRPNLVAVDDILFQKPVEIGSLLLLSSQVCYTQGKHIQVRVHSEVFDPLTRQHNTTNVFHFTFVSDRDVPNIIPQTYGESMLYLDGKRHFNQTVEH from the exons ATGGCGGAGCGCCTGTCGCTGGCGTCCATGTTGGCAAAGTCTCAAAACGACCTTCCAGCCAAGAGGATGAAGGACAGCTGCCTGGAGGTCCACCTGCCTCTGGGCTCCGAGCCACAGCTGAGAGAGAAGTACCTGACCTTCCACAACACTGtcag GTTCGGGAGAATCCTGGAGGACTTGGACAGTTTAGCAG TCCTCATCTCTTACTCTCACACCTATAATGAGGCTCTGAAGAGGTCTCCGCTGTCCATCGTCACCGCCCTGGTGGACAAGATCG ACATGAGGCAGCACATCATCTACCCTGACTGCGACATCAAGTTCACCGGTCATGTGACGTGGGTGGGGAAGACCTCTATTGAAGCCAAGATGCACATGTCTCAG TACCATGATGGAGATTATGCCCCAGTGCTGGACGCCACGTTCGTCATGGTGGCCCGCGACCCAGAAAACAAGAG agCAGCTTTTGTAAACCCGCTTAAGGCAGAAGgtccagaggaggagaaactctTCCAGCAAGGAGAAG CTAACAAATTGCGGCGCGTGGAGCTCAGCACTGCATCTCTGCTGAAGGTGGCTCCCACAGACGAGGAGAGGAAGATCGTACACAGCCTGTTCCTCAACACCCTGGACACAAA GACGGTCAGTTTCCGCAGCAGACTTCTGCCTCCAAACTCGGTGTGGATGGAGGACGCGAAGCTGAAAGGACTGGAGATCTGCCACCcgcag GAGAGGAACATCTTCAACAGGATATTCGGAGGTTTTCTGATGAGGAAAGCCTACGAGTTGGGCTGGGCCAACGCCTGCTCCTTCGG AGGGTGTCGGCCGAACCTGGTGGCTGTTGACGACATCCTCTTCCAGAAGCCCGTGGAGATCggctcgctgctgctgctctcgtCACAG gtgtgttaCACGCAGGGGAAGCACATCCAGGTCAGAGTTCACAGCGAGGTGTTCGACCCGCTGACCCGCCAGCACAACACCACCAACGTCTTCCACTTCACCTTCGTTTCTGACCGCGACGTCCCCAACATCATTCCACAAACATATGGAG AGTCGATGTTGTACCTGGACGGGAAGAGACACTTTAATCAGACTGTGGAGCACTGA